The Rhizoctonia solani chromosome 13, complete sequence nucleotide sequence CGTGTTGGGGGCAATATCTCAGGCCGGAGTAAGGGCGATAATCGCAACGAGTCCAGAGGGTCTAGATGAGGGCATGATCAAGGATGCTGGAGACGATGTGTTCCTGTTGACGGCTGACACACCGCATGATTGGCTATTTGAGCGGGTTAGTGCAGTAGTTCATCATGGCGGGACCGGTAAGACCTATTTGTATGGCATTTTTCGGCCTTCTAATCATTTATTTGGAACAAGGTACTACGGCAATTGGACTTAAATGTGGGAAACCTACCGTCACCGTCCCGTTTTTTGGAGACCAGGTAAGAGCACCTGGGATCGAAAAAGCGTCTCTCAAGTGCCTGACAAGCGGTTTTGTCTCAGCCGTGGTGGGCCGCACAAATAACGCGCCTCGGAGTTGGTCCGCCTCCCATTCACCCGAACAGGTTGACCGCGGAGGTTCTTGCAAACGCGATCCGTGTGGCAATTTCCCCGGAATCGCGCGAGGCAGCGAGAAAAATCGGGGACACGATTCGAGCTGAAGTATGCCGCTCACTTTACCCGCTGATGAGATCCTATAACTATTGTTTTGTAGCATGGGCCTAAGAATGCGGTCGAGAGTATTCACAGACACTTGCCGTTATTGAATATGCGGTGCGGCTCTTCCCTTTGCCTATTTCTATAGCATAACATCTGAAATCCATCATGTAGATGCGACCTTGATCCTAATCGGGTCGCAGTTTGGTATTCCCCTACGCATAAATTGAGGTTGAGTGCATTTGCAGCCCAGGTTCTGGCAGAAGCGGGAGAACTCGATATCAACAAGCTCGAATTGCATCGTAAGTCAcatatcctttctcagtATCATTTAACctaggatatatgcgcaggaTCTCGGGAATACGATACTCATATTGGACCTATCGACCCGGTATCCGGTACTATTCTTCCTGGTATAAAGATTCTGAATGACTTTGGAAGAGGTGTTGCCCAATTGCCCAGTGAGCCTGGGAAAGGTGCTACCAAAATGCTGAGCGCTTCTACCCTTGGTATGTACATTCAACCCCACCTGTTCCCGTTATTCTGTTTATGAACGTATCGTCCAGGGCTGCAAAACACGCTTCAAAGTGCTGCAGAAGGGATGCATAATCTTCCAAAGGTTTACGGCGGGGAAGTTCGCAAGCATAAGAAAGTGACTGGAATTGGTTCTGGATTCGCTCAGGGTGGGAAGGTATTCATTTTCACTCTACCATTTGATTTTAACGGGATATGAACGGGGTGATATTAGGAGTTCGCACTAGGATTATACGACGGCTTTTCAGACTTTTTTATGGAGCCTGTGAGGGGGTTTAAACGAGGGGTACGTCTCGTGGTCTGATTTACCTGTTTTTTGAAACTCACATATTTGATAGGGCGTGTTGGGTGCAATTGGTGGAGTTGGAATAGGAGGTGAGCGATACGGCCATGCTGATTGGCTATACGATAATTCTTACGGCGCAACTTGAGCTCTTAACCTAACCACAAAACCGACTGCCGGTTTTATGCACGCGGTATCGATGCCGATCGAAGGGACGGTGAGGGAAGTCAAATCACTTCTAAACAGACAAGTGGGGAAAGATCGGATTGTGACGAGGTATGCTCAGGGTGTTTCGGCCGCCCGGGGCGCGAGCGAGGCGGAAAGAGAGAGAGTCGTGAGGGCCTTTATCGAGCGTGTTAGTCGAGGCGACTCGGCGTCTACGGTGAATAAGGAAGACAAGAAAGGAAAGGGAAAAGCAAAGATAATTTAAAAGACTTGATTAATGGGGGAAATGTTATTTGGATTTTCTGGGTATTTGATACATATTCTGTTCCGCTCTGTTTCTGTGAGTGTATCAATTAACATGTTCGAGGTAGACCTGGTAGAGTGGGGTTACAAGTGTAACGCGCTCCAACGTTGTCAAGGCGTGGTATGACATAATTTGATCTCCGTGTTCTGCACCTTGACTGTCGATCAGCGAGATGGCCGAATCTTATACGGGCCTTGTGGCTATGGCGGTGCACCGCTGAAGCTATATCTTGCTGCGGTCTATAGAAATGCTCATCAGCGCAGTCCGCGACTAGCGGTTGTAATATTTATAAAAAGCTTATAGCTTGTCCAACCATCGCCACCATGATTATCCCCGACGATTACGACAGCAAGAGAGCGCTCTCTGAGCGCGAGGACCAGAGCGAGTACAATAGGGACAGTCATATGAGCTCTGAGTCTGATGGCAAGCCCCGTCGATCTATTTCCGTTTCTGACTTTCCTCAACCACCCAATCATGGAGAACTTGGCCCGCCCCGGTACGAAGAGGCCACTCAAGGCGCGTCATCCCCCCGACCTCTAGCGG carries:
- a CDS encoding glycosyltransferase family 1 protein; this translates as MILIDNKTDSTEIQPQTESLSQSDSYADGSEPAASSVILDIPASDSHEYLPEAAMRPPPNYSPTAVSPGGSARMFVTNGRPGSVIDLIDSSASGISYPTEKARLPEYSETVVTEATIRSDGRIQASFASSQGFPEGYAPPIYEPALEKDGSLNTPSMNINIMIVGSRGDVQPCVALGQQLQEYGHIVRISTHEMFRSLVKHAGLRFFSIGGDPSNLSEYMFLNAGPVSKSDNIKKGDVEKNQSMISEIMERCLLSCYEDDDVSGEEPGFAADLIISNPQTFAHIHCAEALGIPLHLSFRLEYLSPQSAVGIIERASVPWTYCISPTVIPRPADWMANIDISGFCFPNMTKGYDPLRELVEFIESGEPPIYIGFGSIVLENSENMTKSVLGAISQAGVRAIIATSPEGLDEGMIKDAGDDVFLLTADTPHDWLFERVSAVVHHGGTGTTAIGLKCGKPTVTVPFFGDQPWWAAQITRLGVGPPPIHPNRLTAEVLANAIRVAISPESREAARKIGDTIRAEHGPKNAVESIHRHLPLLNMRCDLDPNRVAVWYSPTHKLRLSAFAAQVLAEAGELDINKLELHRSREYDTHIGPIDPVSGTILPGIKILNDFGRGVAQLPSEPGKGATKMLSASTLGLQNTLQSAAEGMHNLPKVYGGEVRKHKKVTGIGSGFAQGGKEFALGLYDGFSDFFMEPVRGFKRGGVLGAIGGVGIGALNLTTKPTAGFMHAVSMPIEGTVREVKSLLNRQVGKDRIVTRYAQGVSAARGASEAERERVVRAFIERVSRGDSASTVNKEDKKGKGKAKII